The Vitis riparia cultivar Riparia Gloire de Montpellier isolate 1030 chromosome 3, EGFV_Vit.rip_1.0, whole genome shotgun sequence genome segment tcttttaaggaaaaaaatgatatttttgttggTTTGTGTTAATATTTTGAGGGGAAACTCGATGAATTGATGAAGCTTACTTGTCTTTTCCTGAGCATTCGCATTGGAAATATCgctttattatcattatttcctgtgttatttattattacgattatctatttattattattactattattattatcataataataataatattgcaaTTAATGTATGttttataattcttatattttcagTGTTAATCTGTGCTCTATCTCAACATTTGGGATTAGATTATGTGTTGTGATTTGTGAATGGAAAATCTGGGTATTTTCTTTGCCTTGTAAATGTGGGTTTCTTCCTCGTTCCTGTGATATAGCTTGTAAGTATTGTTGTAAATTTTGAGAAGCTCaaaacttatttgtttatttttaatttcctgagaaccttttcattttttttcttctgttctGGGGTTTTTTtgggtgtatttttttttttggattagtAGGTCACAGTGGGATCCTACTTGATTTGTACGGATgagtttttgaatttatttatttttggttgaaaaattagaaagagTTTGTGGGGTTTATGATGGTTCTATGTCTTGTTGGCTGATGCTCTTTCGATTGAGTGGAAGTGTTGTGTTTATGTAAATGCGCCATATTAATATGCCTGTGTGCTTGTTCTAGGGTTCTTAGTGGCATACCCAGAAACTTTACATTCGCTTGTTGGAAAAGATAACATGGATATGCGGGCAAATTTCAACCAAAATGGATTCATTTCTTAAATTCTCACCAGAAACATGCATCTTGAGCAGCTTTTCGAAGCTTTGCACTGACCTTGTGTTTTAATGAAAAGATGCCTCAACTTCTGGTTCCTAAGCAATTCCCTTGGATCAAATATAAATTCCATTGATTTACACCAGGGATTGTTAGAAAGAACCAGAAGCTTACAAATCTTTGCCAATTATTTTAAGCGTTGGCTGTGTCTCAGCCCAGTTCAGTTTGAGTGCAGAATTTTCAGTTTGATAAGCTTGGTCCGCCACTTTTTGACAGTTAAGCGGTGTCTTCTAAAAGGAAAAGCCCAGATATTAATAAGAGATTGAAATCACTGCTTGAATGCTTTATTTCTATTATctgatttaaattaaaattgttgatGATTATGTGTTGTGTAAGATGTGTTTACACTTGTAGGCTTCCACATAATTGTACATGCTTGAgaagttcaaaaaataaattgctGAATGTGTAATTGCCTGTGGTTTTGCTTTATGAATTTAACGGATCTAGTGTTTCATTTATTccctttgttttcattttatttttcaatttcaggTTCTACTGCACTTTTGCAAAAGTTGGTTGTGCAGTCTCAGTTTTCAGTCAACATCTTTAAGTCTTCATTGGGTTCAGGATTCAATTATGGCCAGTGACACTGTTGTGAGCCTTCCTAATGGCAATGCCAATATACAGCCTGATCCACAGAGGACGTACCAAGTTGTTGTGGCTGCAACTCGAGATATGGGTATTGGTAAGGATGGGAAACTACCCTGGAGATTGCCTTctgacatgaaaattttcaaggacATTACTATGACTGTATCAGATACGGTGAAAAAGAATGCAGTTATAATGGGTAGAAAAACATGGGAAAGTATTCCTCTTGAGCATCGGCCTCTGCCTGGCCGCCTAAATGTTGTTCTGACTCGTTCTGGAAGTTTTGATATTGCAACTGCAGAGAATGTTGTAATATGTGGAAGCATGGCTTCTGCTTTGGAACTATTAGCCGCATCTCCCTATTGTCTATCCATTGAAAAAGTGTTTGTTATAGGAGGTGGCCAGATACTAAGGTGTGTACTTTGTTGATCATTGCTGTATTAAGGAGCTTTTTCGTTCTTTCAGTTGATTATCTTTTCAATACAGGGAAGCTCTCAATGCACCTGGATGTGATGCTATCCACATTACAGAAATTGAGACAAGCTTCGAATGTGACACTTTCATCCCTGCTATTGATTCCTTGGTATTTCAGCCTTGGTACTCATCCTTCCCATTGGTGGAAAACAATATTCGTTATTCTTTCATGACTTATGTTCGTGTGAGAAGTTCTGCAGACGAATCCCAAATCCAGAACAATGGTGACAGTGGGTTGGAAtccattaaatttgatattaagaAGTTCTCTTTCTTGCCCAAGATGATCTTTGAGAGGCATGAGGAATACATCTATCTGAGATTGGTTGAAGACATCATCTTAAATGGTGTTCAAAGGGATGATAGGACAGGGACTGGTACTTTATCAAAGTTTGGTTGCCAGGTACTGCTATTTTCAGATAATTGAGAGAGTTGGTCATGTTCCTCTTCTGAATGTATGTTTCCATTATATGGTTTTATATTCAACTATTGACCAGTGTAgtaatcaatttttattcacAGATGCGGTTTAATCTACGAAAAACTTTTCCGCTTCTTACAACTAAggtatatatttttcaaaatgaagatTTCCTTTACAAATAATTGTATTAGTTTGTTCTGTGGGTATTTGCTTCTGTTTCTCAGAAGTTTGGTTTTATTTGATGCATTATGAGTGAAATTCAAGTGAAAAAGGaatattttttgtcaattcataTGTTAGTTTACACATTtttattgtttgctttgataGAAAGTATTTTGGCGAGGGGTTGTTGAAGAACTACTGTGGTTCATCAGTGGCTCAACAAATGCTAAGGTATGAAATGTTATTGAGTATTATGGATTGTTTACTTCATTTCTCCTTCTTTCATATCTTTCATGGTATTACCAGAACAGACTTGACTTGGCTTTCTAGGTCTATtccattaaaatgaaaaattcttAATTACTTAAATTGTTGAAATAAGGACTTATTGTGACGCTTCAATAGAACCAGTCTTAGAAATGTATGGAAATTTCAAGATCGAGGCTAAACCATAGTCTTAGAAATGTATGGAACTTTTAAGATTGAGACTAAGGAAAAGCCTTGAAAGATAACTTTATAAGCTTAAATTCACTGGACTTGCACATGAAGTGGAGGTTCTTATGTGGTTTTTAAGCATGCCTTGAACATCAATTGAGTGTattggaaaatagttttgagaggctatgaaaaaaatttgaaaatagttttaagatGCATATCAAGAAAATAGAAGGTAGTTTTAAGATATGTGTTGGATGGGTTCCTTGCAATGTATATCGGAGCCTGAGATAATTGTGGTCTCATGGAGAATTCTAGAGAGTAAACTTGCATGCTTGGGGATTTTGAAGGGTTTCCTTCTTGATGATTAAGGGACAATATGGTCATGATATGAAGATGCTTGGTCAGATATGGGTATGATTTGTTGGTGATTGGTAAAATATTGCATGTTATGATATCCTggatttcttttcctttttttagtgAATCAAGAAACAGTGTTAGGGTTAAAGCCCAGAACTGCTTGTTTGAATTCACTACATGTAACACCAAAAGCACTAAAGGAAGGTCACCTGTTGCAAATTTGTAAAGAACAAGGTACTCATTATAAAATGTAGGTGATCCTTGCTGGTGGATTTTTGTAAGGGAAGCTTGTTAAATACACGGGGCCCTTTCCCCATATTTCACATAATAGGCATAGTGACAGAATAATGTATTCTGTTCTGTGAGACACATAGAAGACTATACATGAAATGAATTCACTTAGAAGCTGAGTTTATTTGGTTGTACATGTCGGGTCATTATCAGGATTTTAGAAGTGGTTTTAGGTCTTTATGGTAATTTTTTGTGATAACTCGAATCTTCTATTTTAAAGAATCCACTATAGAATATACTTTGTTGCATTCAATCATTCAAATGATAATGTGAGCTGAATGGAACCATTTCTTCTCTGTAAAGTGTCCAAATACCTTGGTCAAGATTCTCTTCTCTTCCAGCCAGTATAGATGTGAAATTCAGATCTAAGTGTACATCATTCTAAAATGTTTGTATTGTTAACAGGTCCTACAGGAAAAGGGAATTCATATATGGGATGGCAATGCATCCAGGGACTACCTTGATAGGCAAGTGGTTGTCTATCCATATCTACTTTGCTAAACTGGTGTGTTTCATGCAATTCTTACTGATATATTCAATATTCTCTATTTCAGTATTGGCTTGGCAGACAGGGAAGAGGGTGACTTGGGACCCATATATGGGTTCCAGTGGAGGCACTTTGGTGCTAGGTTCGTGGATTTATTCCTTGAAAGTTTATGTGGTGGACTCTATTTTTCTCGAGTAAGGATTCTGTTTTCTCGAGGTAGTTTTTCTCCAGTTTTAACCTATTGCTCATATATTTTACAGCTATATTGACATGCATGCTGACTATACTGGCCAAGGATTTGATCAGTTgttagatgttattaacaagATCAAGAATAATCCGAATGATCGACGGATTATCCTCTCAGCTTGGAATCCTTCTGATCTCAAATTGATGGCACTTCCACCCTGCCATATGTTTGCACAGGTTAGTATTAAAGTGGCTTATTTATATTTCCTTTATCATTTATGTCTTTGattacatttttcctttttcttcttgcaGTTCTATGTAAGCCATGGGGAGTTATCATGCCAAATGTACCAGCGATCTGCTGACATGGGTCTTGGTGTGCCGTTTAACATTGCATCTTATGCGCTCTTAACATGCATGATCGCTCATGTTTGTGGTATGCATTTGTGACAAATCCAGAAACCTAACCAGTTTTGTTCACATGCAAATTTGCTAGAACGTTTAAATATCTAGATAGATGGGTACATGTAGGCATCTGAAAATTTGATAACTGCAAATGTTTCTTTGATAACATTCTTGTGGTAATTAATAGCAACCTTGTAAGGATCCCTGTGCAGATATTTACACAAGTTTTTGGACCCCTGCATATGCAATTGATGACTCTATGTGCAGGCAGAGGGTCATATCTTTACTAAACAAGGCCATCACTCATGATGACCACACATGATTATGTTATGCAAGTGTTAATTGTAACAATGGCCACACatgattatcttcttcttcttcttttctatttttaatattcagcTCATTGGTTTTTGATTATTTGTATTAAAGAAATGtctttaattgtattttatcTTGTACAGACCTTGTTCTGGTGATTTCATCCATGTTATTGGGGACTCTCATGTTTATCGGACTCATATCAGGCCTCTGCAGGAGCAGCTTCAGAAGCTTCCTAAACCTTTTCCAGTTAGTATTCTTGAATTGATTAGTTctattccaaattttttattggttttgtaAGGAGTATAATTCCTTTCTTCTTGTGTTTTCACTCTTATTCTTTCgtatttttctctctatttgaGTTGTTCCGTACATCCTCTTACTCGCACTTTAATGCAGATTTTGAAGATCAATCCACAGAAGAAGAACATTGATTCTTTTGTGGCAGCTGATTTCCAACTCATAGGTTATGATCCTCATCAGaaaatagagatgaaaatgGCGGTATAGAGCTCCAATCCATTAAAGAAAACATGGAGGCTCTTCCTCCCCTTTCAGGCAATATATGCTTGTAGTTTTGAGGCAAGTACATGTCTGCTTATATCTCCTATCAATTTCACATTCTAATCTAGATAAAGTCATGTGCTTAAGCGCTGCATGTCCCATGG includes the following:
- the LOC117911790 gene encoding bifunctional dihydrofolate reductase-thymidylate synthase-like — translated: MASDTVVSLPNGNANIQPDPQRTYQVVVAATRDMGIGKDGKLPWRLPSDMKIFKDITMTVSDTVKKNAVIMGRKTWESIPLEHRPLPGRLNVVLTRSGSFDIATAENVVICGSMASALELLAASPYCLSIEKVFVIGGGQILREALNAPGCDAIHITEIETSFECDTFIPAIDSLVFQPWYSSFPLVENNIRYSFMTYVRVRSSADESQIQNNGDSGLESIKFDIKKFSFLPKMIFERHEEYIYLRLVEDIILNGVQRDDRTGTGTLSKFGCQMRFNLRKTFPLLTTKKVFWRGVVEELLWFISGSTNAKVLQEKGIHIWDGNASRDYLDSIGLADREEGDLGPIYGFQWRHFGASYIDMHADYTGQGFDQLLDVINKIKNNPNDRRIILSAWNPSDLKLMALPPCHMFAQFYVSHGELSCQMYQRSADMGLGVPFNIASYALLTCMIAHVCGMHLPCSGDFIHVIGDSHVYRTHIRPLQEQLQKLPKPFPILKINPQKKNIDSFVAADFQLIGYDPHQKIEMKMAV